In Zobellia roscoffensis, the following are encoded in one genomic region:
- a CDS encoding sulfatase family protein, whose translation MITYAFQIFQSILKFSLVGVLSLCTNPNNQKPVTKTERPNILFCIADDASMKSFGAYGDTFINTPVIDNLAKEGVVFQNAYNGNPKCSPARACILTGKYSWQLKEAADHNGRFPLEFKTYPQLLAKKGYRVGYTGKGWGPGVYDTKDNPAGPEHNAIKLKPPYKGIADIDYAANFEAFLNNTPKETPFCFWLGAKEPHRFYELDSWKKSGRKLEEASVPPFYPDNEVVRGDLLDYANEVEWFDTHVGKAIKSLEEKELLKNTLVVISSDHGMPFPRVKGQIYEEGFHIPLIAYWKGKIISGRTVSDFISFSDLAPTFMEVTGEIPHQQMTGGSIVKQLFSSESGRIDTSRDHVLLGKERHDVGRSNEDGTDLAYPVRAIRNDSLLYVHNIKPERWPVGNPEFGFMNTDGSPTKSYLTNLKPEDEEYHYFEMNFDKKPENELYNIQKDPHCINNLAEKPEYKSVIKELRTQMETELIAQGDPRTLGKGDIFDQYIYYGKRLDYKTGKRISPLKYEKQTE comes from the coding sequence ATGATAACATATGCTTTTCAAATTTTTCAATCCATTCTGAAATTCAGTTTGGTAGGAGTGCTATCACTTTGCACAAACCCTAATAATCAAAAGCCAGTTACAAAAACGGAACGTCCAAACATTCTGTTCTGTATTGCCGATGATGCTTCCATGAAAAGTTTTGGTGCCTACGGAGATACATTTATTAATACCCCCGTAATAGATAATTTGGCAAAGGAAGGGGTTGTATTTCAGAATGCATATAACGGAAATCCAAAATGCTCACCTGCACGAGCTTGTATCTTAACAGGCAAGTACAGTTGGCAGTTAAAAGAAGCGGCCGACCATAACGGTCGGTTTCCTCTTGAATTTAAAACCTACCCACAGTTATTAGCTAAAAAGGGGTATCGCGTTGGGTATACGGGCAAAGGTTGGGGACCCGGCGTTTATGACACCAAAGACAATCCTGCAGGACCTGAACACAATGCCATAAAATTAAAACCGCCCTATAAAGGCATCGCAGATATTGACTATGCCGCAAATTTTGAGGCCTTCCTAAACAACACCCCAAAAGAAACTCCATTTTGTTTTTGGTTGGGCGCAAAGGAGCCCCATCGTTTTTATGAACTAGATTCATGGAAAAAATCCGGCCGAAAACTAGAAGAAGCCAGCGTGCCTCCCTTCTACCCAGATAACGAAGTAGTTCGTGGTGACTTATTGGATTACGCCAATGAGGTAGAATGGTTTGATACGCATGTTGGCAAAGCCATTAAATCTCTAGAAGAAAAGGAGCTATTAAAAAATACGTTGGTGGTCATCTCTTCTGACCATGGAATGCCGTTCCCAAGGGTAAAAGGGCAGATTTACGAAGAAGGTTTTCATATTCCCTTAATTGCTTACTGGAAAGGAAAAATCATTTCCGGACGTACCGTGAGCGACTTTATAAGCTTTTCCGATTTGGCTCCGACATTTATGGAAGTAACCGGAGAAATACCTCATCAACAAATGACGGGTGGTAGTATTGTAAAACAACTCTTCTCTTCAGAATCGGGTAGAATTGATACCAGTAGAGACCATGTACTTTTAGGTAAGGAACGTCATGACGTTGGGCGCTCCAATGAGGATGGCACAGATTTGGCCTATCCTGTTAGAGCTATTAGAAACGACTCTCTTCTATACGTTCACAATATTAAACCAGAAAGATGGCCCGTTGGTAATCCGGAATTCGGTTTTATGAATACGGATGGTTCACCAACAAAAAGCTACCTCACCAACCTAAAACCTGAAGACGAGGAGTATCATTATTTTGAAATGAATTTTGATAAGAAACCGGAAAACGAACTTTACAACATTCAAAAAGACCCTCATTGTATCAACAATTTAGCAGAAAAGCCCGAGTACAAATCTGTAATTAAAGAACTCCGTACTCAAATGGAAACTGAGCTCATAGCACAGGGCGACCCAAGAACATTGGGCAAAGGAGATATTTTTGACCAGTACATCTATTATGGCAAACGACTGGATTATAAAACAGGCAAACGGATATCACCCCTCAAATACGAGAAACAAACCGAATAG
- a CDS encoding DUF5018-related domain-containing protein — protein sequence MKKHIKYLMFLFVGMTITSCLKSDLEELPAFSDAEITNFRFEYRWIDSSQDNNRLQVVQLDTETTIDTDNQKVTCTIAVPDANGDFPEEIRTQVSLAEIVGYADISTAATLAPSNGAPALGEIGDFSNSNMSYEVTAADGTKVVWSLTISGFNK from the coding sequence ATGAAAAAACATATAAAATATTTGATGTTCCTGTTTGTAGGCATGACAATTACCTCTTGCTTAAAGTCGGATTTGGAAGAACTCCCTGCCTTTAGCGATGCCGAAATCACCAATTTTAGGTTTGAATACAGATGGATAGATAGCAGTCAAGATAACAATCGCTTGCAGGTGGTTCAATTGGATACGGAAACAACGATAGACACAGATAATCAAAAGGTTACTTGTACTATAGCCGTCCCAGATGCCAATGGAGATTTCCCAGAAGAAATACGTACGCAAGTAAGCCTAGCAGAGATTGTTGGCTATGCCGATATTTCTACCGCAGCTACCTTAGCCCCATCAAATGGGGCTCCTGCTCTGGGTGAAATAGGCGATTTTAGCAATAGCAATATGAGCTATGAAGTTACTGCTGCAGATGGCACCAAAGTAGTTTGGAGTTTGACCATTTCGGGATTCAACAAATAG
- a CDS encoding sulfatase, whose amino-acid sequence MKKNILYFLLLFFYPLASILAQQKPNIIFILVDDLGYADVGFNGSTYFETPALDALAKESLVFDNAYMYPTCSPSRAALFTGKQSFRTGVYTVPVLEKGDAQENIFSRWTVGKEHSIYAKPLAENGYKSIHLGKWHIVGPFPEKELAMSWPIQQRLDQPQAGDFTWIENHKTPAVKQYYPEGRGFIKNVGGTFRGDPALEEGGYKSETGGYRAPFSNPFVEPKPDDEWLTDRLANDAIDFMDEHKSSPFLVNLHFYAVHRPIKNRNDQLFDKYMNKAGDPELGQGIGKNKERMASYATMVQSMDENIGRIVTYLKKNNLEENTLIIITSDNGYHSMASENLKLRGSKGEIYEGGIKVPALIHWPGKVKARRTEIPISVMDYFPTMMDVAQINYKGQLDGNSLSPLFLEDENSFKERPLFWHLASQYKHGTCSVIRKGDYKLIQFLADGKLELYNLRKDPIEANNLVKEEPKLTQKLLNKLVTWRAKNKVPLPPNSSLSK is encoded by the coding sequence ATGAAAAAGAACATTCTATACTTTCTACTTTTATTTTTTTACCCATTGGCTTCTATTTTGGCCCAACAAAAGCCCAATATCATTTTTATATTGGTAGATGACCTAGGTTATGCCGATGTTGGCTTTAACGGTTCCACTTATTTTGAGACCCCAGCATTAGATGCCTTGGCCAAAGAAAGTCTAGTATTTGATAATGCTTATATGTATCCCACTTGCTCTCCGTCTAGGGCAGCACTTTTCACCGGAAAGCAATCGTTTAGAACTGGAGTGTACACGGTTCCTGTTTTAGAAAAAGGAGATGCCCAAGAGAACATTTTTTCTAGATGGACCGTTGGCAAAGAACACTCAATTTATGCCAAACCCCTTGCCGAGAATGGATACAAGTCCATTCATTTGGGTAAATGGCATATTGTTGGCCCGTTTCCTGAAAAAGAACTGGCCATGAGCTGGCCCATTCAACAAAGGTTAGACCAGCCACAGGCGGGAGATTTCACTTGGATAGAAAATCACAAAACACCTGCCGTAAAACAATACTACCCAGAAGGCAGAGGATTTATTAAAAATGTGGGCGGCACATTCCGTGGCGACCCTGCTTTAGAAGAAGGAGGTTATAAAAGTGAAACAGGCGGGTATCGTGCACCATTCAGCAATCCATTTGTAGAACCAAAACCTGATGATGAATGGTTAACGGACCGGTTAGCCAATGATGCTATTGACTTTATGGATGAGCATAAGAGCAGCCCTTTTCTAGTTAATCTTCATTTCTATGCGGTACATCGCCCTATAAAAAACAGAAATGACCAGCTTTTTGACAAATACATGAACAAAGCTGGTGACCCTGAACTAGGACAAGGTATAGGCAAAAACAAAGAGCGAATGGCAAGCTACGCTACCATGGTACAGTCTATGGACGAAAACATTGGTAGAATCGTGACATACCTCAAAAAGAATAATTTAGAGGAAAATACATTGATTATCATTACCTCGGATAACGGGTATCATAGTATGGCTTCTGAGAATTTAAAGTTAAGAGGCTCCAAAGGCGAAATTTATGAAGGCGGCATCAAAGTTCCCGCCTTAATCCATTGGCCCGGTAAAGTGAAGGCCCGAAGAACGGAAATACCCATATCCGTCATGGATTATTTTCCAACGATGATGGATGTTGCACAAATTAATTATAAAGGACAGCTTGACGGCAACTCCCTTAGCCCACTATTCTTAGAAGATGAAAACAGTTTTAAAGAACGCCCCCTTTTCTGGCATTTGGCCAGCCAATACAAACACGGTACCTGCTCCGTAATCAGAAAAGGAGACTATAAATTGATTCAATTTTTAGCCGATGGAAAACTCGAACTCTACAACTTACGAAAGGACCCCATAGAAGCCAATAACTTAGTAAAAGAAGAGCCAAAACTAACCCAAAAACTCCTTAATAAACTAGTGACTTGGCGCGCAAAAAACAAAGTTCCCCTACCCCCAAATT
- a CDS encoding SusC/RagA family TonB-linked outer membrane protein — MKKNRPKIPQCWLFSLCVLTLLTCSATFAQTTVTGTVISTEDGMPLPGANVLVKGTTIGIVTDFDGNYSIDVPANSDILIFSYIGYSTQEVTIDGKTTIDISLDTDSAKLDEVVVIGYGTSTKRKMVGAVTTLAPEKLEQTPFNNVGEALQGQVSGLIVENSGGAPGSSPAISIRGGGSPLYVIDGVITEEQDFNTINSNDIESISFLKDAAATAVYGSRAGNGIVLVTTKRGKDGKINVNYSYNYQMSQPTILPEMMNSYEFVEVQNAASAYEGIPVPYSPEQLETIRTHADLDTYPDNNWPDLTLKEFAPQQRHNLSLSGGDKKTNYFVSMGYIDEGSLLKADVVNYSRFNVRSNVTTKFDKIGLEVGVNLNSSIENYEEPSAGMYGVWRAVNQNTDPLYRAYNLDGTLAGGGNGDNPLALTDKDAGYNKTRDKFINAQLDIKWQVPNIEGFKLGVMANYRDGDGWGKLWEYNVPLYMQDGSLTAQTPPALSLNSYYSNRLYFESSASYSRTFGMHGLDATFVYNQTTSNYATLGASRRNYLSGAVDQLFAGPAVGKDNDGSEREAANAGYVFRLKYDFDYKYIIELSGRYDGNDNFAAKKRWGFFPAMSFAWNIAEENFMQKLKEDNIINSLKLRSSYGKTGVSEGVNRFGYIPVYNLESGIYTIGNSLVNGYSEGNLVNPDELTWYNRESFNYGLDFSTFGDKFSGTLEYFYYLTTGFLVSPQNVYSQPLGKPLPQIRSGSKQRRAGYELSLRYKGSINEFKFGLGGNVSYFDQLWEQLDTENEATLNNPYTRETHRTDYWQGGKIFVTDGLYQNDQEILNNPRLLSSTETQGGDIKYVDSNGDGKVDEQDKRLVGLPSQPHLTYGIDFNMSYKGWFMNGLFQGAGNRYIGFDRFIAAEAKRLTYTYQLDYWTPQNTDASYPRPVTSVGVNGGNNDIVSNPSDYFLKNAKYFRMKNIQLGYDLKKTFLADNKWISSCKIFASGTNLFTISPVKDFFDPEQVQAGSNGINSYGYPVQRTYSFGVNLGF, encoded by the coding sequence ATGAAAAAAAACAGGCCTAAAATTCCACAGTGTTGGTTGTTTTCGCTTTGCGTTTTGACATTGCTAACCTGCAGTGCCACTTTTGCACAAACAACTGTTACCGGTACAGTAATCAGTACCGAAGATGGTATGCCACTGCCAGGAGCCAATGTTTTGGTAAAAGGTACTACTATAGGAATCGTTACTGACTTTGATGGTAACTACTCCATTGATGTTCCTGCTAATTCGGATATTTTGATATTCAGTTACATTGGTTATAGCACACAAGAAGTAACTATTGATGGTAAAACCACGATAGACATTTCCTTAGATACAGACTCCGCTAAATTAGACGAGGTTGTAGTTATTGGTTATGGTACTTCCACCAAACGAAAAATGGTTGGAGCGGTAACCACCTTGGCCCCAGAAAAACTAGAACAAACTCCATTTAATAATGTAGGCGAAGCCCTTCAAGGTCAAGTCTCTGGCCTTATTGTTGAAAATAGTGGTGGTGCACCGGGAAGTTCTCCCGCCATATCCATTCGTGGTGGTGGCTCTCCACTTTACGTAATTGACGGAGTTATAACGGAAGAACAAGATTTTAATACCATCAACTCCAACGACATTGAAAGTATTAGTTTTCTAAAGGATGCAGCAGCCACAGCCGTTTACGGTTCAAGAGCTGGTAACGGTATTGTTTTGGTTACTACCAAGAGAGGAAAAGACGGAAAAATAAACGTCAACTACTCATACAACTATCAAATGAGCCAACCTACCATTCTGCCCGAGATGATGAATTCCTATGAATTTGTAGAAGTACAGAATGCTGCAAGTGCTTATGAAGGTATACCGGTCCCCTACTCTCCTGAACAACTGGAGACTATTAGAACCCATGCAGATTTAGATACTTACCCAGACAATAACTGGCCCGACCTTACTTTAAAGGAATTTGCACCTCAGCAACGCCATAACCTTTCGCTTTCCGGAGGGGACAAAAAAACCAACTACTTTGTTTCCATGGGGTATATTGATGAGGGTAGCCTTCTAAAAGCAGATGTGGTTAATTACAGTAGATTTAATGTTAGGAGTAATGTCACTACTAAATTTGACAAAATTGGCCTTGAAGTAGGTGTAAACCTCAACTCTAGTATAGAAAACTACGAAGAACCATCTGCAGGAATGTATGGCGTTTGGCGTGCTGTTAACCAAAATACAGACCCACTCTACAGAGCCTATAATTTAGATGGAACTTTAGCGGGAGGTGGTAACGGAGACAATCCGCTAGCACTTACGGACAAAGACGCGGGTTATAATAAAACAAGGGATAAGTTCATTAATGCCCAATTGGACATAAAATGGCAAGTACCAAATATTGAAGGTTTTAAATTAGGAGTCATGGCCAATTACCGAGATGGTGATGGTTGGGGTAAATTATGGGAGTACAACGTACCGCTTTACATGCAAGACGGTTCACTTACAGCTCAAACACCACCCGCATTAAGCTTAAATTCATACTACAGTAATAGACTCTATTTTGAATCTAGCGCTTCTTACTCACGCACCTTTGGCATGCATGGTCTTGACGCCACTTTTGTTTACAACCAGACCACTAGCAACTATGCCACCTTGGGTGCTTCAAGAAGAAACTACTTATCAGGTGCAGTAGACCAACTTTTTGCAGGTCCTGCCGTAGGTAAGGATAACGACGGTAGCGAGCGTGAAGCCGCCAATGCCGGTTATGTTTTTCGTTTGAAGTATGATTTTGATTATAAATACATTATTGAATTAAGCGGTCGTTATGATGGTAATGACAACTTTGCCGCTAAAAAAAGATGGGGATTCTTTCCTGCCATGTCATTTGCATGGAACATTGCTGAAGAGAACTTCATGCAAAAGTTAAAGGAAGACAATATCATCAACTCTTTAAAACTGAGAAGTTCTTACGGTAAAACGGGAGTTTCTGAAGGTGTAAATAGATTTGGATACATACCAGTTTACAATTTAGAATCGGGTATTTACACCATTGGAAATTCATTGGTAAACGGCTATTCAGAAGGTAATTTGGTAAATCCGGACGAACTTACTTGGTATAATAGAGAATCGTTCAACTACGGGTTGGATTTTTCTACTTTCGGAGATAAATTCAGTGGTACTTTAGAATATTTCTACTACCTCACGACAGGATTTTTAGTGAGCCCACAAAACGTATACTCACAACCTTTGGGCAAACCGTTACCGCAAATTCGCTCAGGATCAAAACAACGTAGAGCAGGGTACGAACTTTCGCTTCGTTACAAAGGAAGTATTAATGAATTTAAATTCGGGCTAGGCGGGAACGTCTCATATTTTGATCAGTTATGGGAACAATTGGATACCGAAAATGAGGCTACCCTGAACAACCCGTATACAAGAGAAACCCATAGAACCGATTATTGGCAAGGTGGAAAAATCTTCGTAACCGATGGATTATACCAGAACGATCAAGAAATACTTAACAATCCACGATTGTTAAGTTCTACGGAAACTCAGGGCGGAGACATCAAATATGTTGATTCTAACGGAGACGGTAAAGTAGATGAACAAGACAAGAGACTTGTTGGCCTTCCTTCACAACCACATCTTACCTACGGTATAGATTTTAACATGAGTTATAAAGGTTGGTTCATGAACGGACTCTTTCAAGGTGCCGGAAACCGATACATAGGTTTTGACCGCTTTATTGCTGCAGAAGCAAAACGTTTAACCTACACCTATCAATTAGACTATTGGACACCCCAAAATACAGATGCCTCATACCCTAGACCAGTTACTTCGGTAGGTGTTAATGGCGGCAACAATGATATTGTTAGCAACCCATCCGATTACTTCTTGAAGAATGCCAAATATTTTAGAATGAAAAACATTCAGTTGGGTTATGACTTAAAGAAAACATTCTTAGCTGACAACAAATGGATTTCTTCGTGCAAGATATTTGCAAGTGGCACCAACCTTTTTACTATTTCACCTGTGAAAGATTTCTTTGACCCTGAACAGGTACAAGCTGGAAGCAATGGTATAAACAGTTATGGGTACCCGGTACAACGCACCTATTCCTTTGGTGTAAATCTTGGATTTTAA
- a CDS encoding RagB/SusD family nutrient uptake outer membrane protein encodes MKNIYITLFSVSIAFVSFSCSDDLLNTEPLDKYTEQDVWSDANLAQGFIYNTYNSVLPELLVNPEDPDPKGGGAGNDDYTDNTVLVNANKVALDLIDQFYDAGWAKNNSYYFYGNAPLGLKNPIKENSFEVIRDCNLIIEKTAASEGIPENIKPKLIAQGKMLRALMYYSKARLFGKYVIVDRVLSQEDDLKLPRTETIKETYDFIIKDLQEAAVDLPLSSNVETGELTKGAAYAMLAEIALHGAAYIESGKQDYYNISKKASEDLFALGYGLDSNYGEIFNNYTSALNSSEIILGLYTNIDATLCVLTPMQRIVPNMEVAKTEGTPKLTESFLGWTTAMPSTDLVDDYLVEDTDGVAKRWNETSYYQDFETNGGFLSDAIYNEHRDARFFASVVQDSSQLFTNTVTTRLGGNMHYAQSTKGTGASTISGYFIRKGIYDIEGYKAVNFTDYHQVITRLGRAYLNYAEVMLRLNDAATAIEYINKTRTQHGQLPELMAGMTLDQVWEWYKIERRVELFFENDRYWSLLRWGKESGGGIISELNDKEYTFFEIAEDGKGFESVPVVLKPGNQKKRFSTRRYLFPVPENERILNEKLDQNPGW; translated from the coding sequence ATGAAAAACATATATATAACCCTGTTTTCAGTTTCGATCGCCTTCGTGAGTTTCTCATGTAGCGACGACCTTTTAAACACCGAACCCTTAGACAAGTACACCGAACAAGATGTGTGGAGCGATGCCAATCTTGCTCAAGGCTTTATTTATAACACGTACAATTCCGTACTTCCAGAATTATTGGTCAACCCAGAAGACCCAGATCCAAAAGGTGGCGGCGCTGGTAATGATGACTACACAGATAATACAGTACTGGTAAATGCCAACAAAGTAGCCTTAGACCTTATTGACCAGTTCTATGATGCCGGATGGGCCAAAAACAACTCCTATTACTTCTACGGGAATGCCCCTTTAGGCTTAAAAAATCCTATTAAAGAAAATTCTTTTGAAGTGATTCGTGACTGTAACCTGATCATCGAAAAAACAGCTGCTTCAGAGGGTATTCCTGAAAATATCAAACCTAAATTAATTGCACAAGGCAAGATGTTGCGTGCTCTTATGTACTATTCAAAAGCACGTTTATTTGGTAAATATGTAATTGTTGACCGAGTGCTTAGCCAAGAAGACGATTTAAAACTGCCTAGAACGGAAACCATTAAGGAAACTTATGATTTTATTATTAAAGATTTGCAAGAAGCGGCGGTAGACTTGCCTCTTTCAAGCAATGTTGAAACAGGTGAACTTACTAAAGGAGCCGCCTACGCAATGTTGGCAGAAATAGCCTTGCACGGAGCTGCTTATATTGAAAGTGGAAAACAGGATTACTATAACATTTCCAAAAAAGCAAGTGAGGACCTTTTTGCTTTAGGATATGGTTTGGATTCCAATTACGGTGAAATATTCAATAATTACACTAGCGCTTTAAACTCATCGGAAATCATTCTAGGGCTATACACGAATATAGACGCCACCCTTTGTGTATTGACGCCAATGCAACGTATTGTGCCCAATATGGAGGTTGCAAAAACAGAGGGAACACCAAAACTCACCGAATCTTTCTTGGGTTGGACAACTGCAATGCCTTCCACGGATCTAGTTGATGATTATTTGGTAGAAGATACAGACGGAGTAGCAAAGAGATGGAATGAAACATCATACTACCAAGATTTTGAAACAAATGGAGGTTTCCTTTCGGATGCTATTTATAACGAGCATCGTGATGCCCGTTTCTTCGCTTCCGTTGTACAAGATTCTTCTCAGCTTTTCACAAATACCGTTACCACCAGACTTGGAGGTAATATGCACTATGCCCAAAGTACCAAAGGAACAGGAGCATCTACTATTTCCGGGTATTTTATAAGAAAGGGTATTTATGATATAGAAGGTTATAAAGCGGTAAACTTCACAGATTACCACCAAGTAATTACCAGATTGGGGCGTGCTTATTTGAACTATGCTGAAGTAATGCTACGTCTAAATGATGCTGCAACTGCCATTGAGTACATCAACAAAACAAGAACTCAACACGGCCAATTACCAGAATTGATGGCAGGAATGACATTAGACCAAGTTTGGGAATGGTACAAAATTGAGCGTCGTGTAGAATTGTTTTTTGAAAACGATAGATATTGGTCTCTCCTAAGATGGGGTAAAGAATCCGGCGGTGGTATCATCTCAGAATTGAACGATAAAGAGTATACATTCTTTGAGATTGCCGAAGATGGTAAAGGTTTTGAAAGCGTACCCGTAGTACTAAAACCAGGCAATCAGAAAAAGCGTTTTTCAACAAGGCGCTACCTGTTTCCCGTTCCTGAAAATGAGCGCATACTTAATGAAAAATTAGACCAAAATCCAGGTTGGTAA